In Carya illinoinensis cultivar Pawnee chromosome 16, C.illinoinensisPawnee_v1, whole genome shotgun sequence, a single window of DNA contains:
- the LOC122298997 gene encoding uncharacterized protein LOC122298997, which yields MKSILLISGRLLQQFVVDMYVKIETSRLDYFRYNQQHIRSELYQGIVDSINLGETSASRIGKRIILPSSFIGGPRDMQKRYLEAMTLVQRYGKPDIFLTMTCNLNWKEISTQLLPHEETQNRPDLIAQIFRAKLEDLKYQLFKREIFGKISAYVYVIEHQKRGLPHAHFLIILRQDWKLYAPESFDEILSAELPDKDNNLHLYTAVVKHMMHGLCGVLNPTNVCMKKNSCCKNNYPKQFVSNTVVGNDCFPIYKRCNNGRTAKIRGHDLDNRWVVPYNPYLLTMFDCHINVEICSTIKAVKYLYKYIYKGYNRVAFNLVSEQSTQQIDEIERFQSARWIAPPKAMWRIFGFIINEVHPAVYSLHLHLKNQH from the coding sequence ATGAAATCTATTCTTCTAATCTCTGGCCGACTTCTtcaacaatttgttgttgacATGTATGTCAAGATAGAGACTTCAAGGTTAGATTATTTTCGTTACAATCAACAACATATTCGATCTGAATTATATCAAGGCATTGTTGATAGCATTAATCTTGGAGAAACAAGCGCTTCAAGAATTGGCAAACGTATAATTTTGCCTTCATCTTTTATTGGAGGCCCAAGAGATATGCAAAAAAGATATTTAGAAGCAATGACTTTAGTTCAACGATATGGCAAACCagatatttttttgacaatGACATGCAATCTAAACTGGAAAGAGATCTCAACTCAATTGTTACCACATGAGGAAACCCAAAATCGACCTGACTTAATTGCTCAAATCTTTAGAGCAAAATTAGAAGATCTGAAGTATCAACTATTCAAACGagaaatatttggaaaaatctcagcatatgtttatgttattgagCACCAAAAAAGAGGACTTCCACATGCCCATTTCCTAATTATATTGCGTCAAGATTGGAAATTATATGCACCAGAATCTTTTGATGAGATCCTATCTGCTGAATTACCTGACAAAGACAACAACTTACATCTCTATACAGCTGTTGTTAAGCATATGATGCATGGCCTGTGTGGAGTTCTAAATCCAAcaaatgtatgcatgaaaaaaaatagttgttgCAAAAATAATTACCCAAAACAGTTTGTCTCAAACACTGTTGTTGGAAATGATTGCTTCCCAATATATAAACGCTGCAACAATGGAAGAACAGCCAAAATCAGAGGACATGATTTAGATAATCGTTGGGTTGTTCCATATAACCCTTATTTACTTACAATGTTTGACTGTCATATTAATGTTGAGATATGTTCTACAATAAAAGCTGTCAAGTATCTCTACAAATACATTTATAAAGGCTATAATCGTGTTGCCTTTAATCTGGTTTCTGAACAAAGCACTCAACAGATTGATGAAATTGAGCGATTTCAATCAGCTCGATGGATTGCTCCACCAAAGGCTATGTGGAGAATATTTGGGTTTATTATCAATGAGGTTCATCCAGCAGTCTATAGCTTACATTTACATCTTAAAAATCAACACTAG